From the genome of Vulpes lagopus strain Blue_001 chromosome 2, ASM1834538v1, whole genome shotgun sequence, one region includes:
- the RPS5 gene encoding 40S ribosomal protein S5, with protein MTEWETAAPAVAETPDIKLFGKWSTDDVQINDISLQDYIAVKEKYAKYLPHSAGRYAAKRFRKAQCPIVERLTNSMMMHGRNNGKKLMTVRIVKHAFEIIHLLTGENPLQVLVNAIINSGPREDSTRIGRAGTVRRQAVDVSPLRRVNQAIWLLCTGAREAAFRNIKTIAECLADELINAAKGSSNSYAIKKKDELERVAKSNR; from the exons ATGACCGAGTGGGAGACAGCTGCACCAGCAGTGGCGGAGACCCCTGACATCAAGCTCTTTGGGAAATGGAGCACTGATGATGTTCAGATCAATGACATTTCTTTGCAG gacTACATTGCAGTGAAGGAGAAGTATGCCAAGTACCTGCCCCACAGTGCAGGCCGCTATGCAGCCAAGCGCTTCCGTAAGGCACAGTGCCCCATTGTGGAGCGCCTGACCAACTCAATGATGATGCATGGCCGTAACAATGGCAAGAAGCTCATGACTGTGCGCATTGTCAAGCATGCCTTCGAGATCATCCATCTGCTCACTGGTGAG AACCCCCTGCAGGTCCTGGTGAATGCCATTATTAACAGTGGTCCCCGGGAGGACTCAACCCGCATTGGGCGAGCTGGAACAGTGAGGCGTCAGGCTGTCGATGTGTCCCCCCTACGCCGTGTGAATCAG GCCATTTGGCTGCTGTGCACAGGTGCCCGTGAGGCCGCCTTCCGGAACATCAAGACTATTGCTGAGTGCCTAGCAGATGAGCTCATCAATGCAGCCAAG GGCTCTTCCAATTCCTATGCTATCAAGAAGAAGGATGAGCTGGAACGTGTGGCCAAGTCTAACCGTTGA
- the RNF225 gene encoding RING finger protein 225 has protein sequence MPCPRPPWLRRLRTPQGSSPSSPSSLSATRSPSREGGEDDDGEEEEGDSSPGLGPILPSASPVECLICVSPFDGVFKLPKCLDCGHVFCLECLARLSLATAGGGDAVACPVCRAPTRLAPRRGLPALPTQPGLLPRDAHVPPPRQGSVRFDRRRGLLYLRPPPPPPGPRKFRAARPPPPPPPLRLGRPLSRRLSWTSPAWAFNAAVALAVLVAAGLVVSGVYIFFLIPHATSSGPARPQLVALAPASGFSWFPPQPTSGTPWTPAWTPRPVGPDQDPALPGAAEDVLEPEGVSEDTAKVQGTLDRPPDGLWGAEGEPGRAPRGWSRRRVWGPQ, from the coding sequence ATGCCCTGCCCTCGGCCACCGTGGCTCCGCCGCCTCCGGACCCCTCAGGGCTCAAGCCCCAGCTCCCCGAGCTCACTCTCCGCGACCCGCTCCCCCAGCAGGGAGGGGGGCGAAGACGACGACGgcgaggaggaagaaggggacaGCAGCCCAGGCTTGGGCCCCATCCTGCCCTCCGCGTCTCCAGTGGAGTGTCTCATTTGCGTGTCTCCCTTCGACGGGGTGTTCAAGTTGCCTAAGTGCCTGGATTGCGGCCACGTCTTCTGCCTCGAGTGCCTGGCTCGCCTGTCCCTGGCCACGGCGGGGGGCGGCGACGCGGTGGCCTGTCCGGTGTGCCGCGCACCCACGCGCCTGGCTCCGCGTCGAGGGCTGCCCGCTCTGCCCACGCAGCCAGGCCTGCTGCCCCGGGATGCGCACGTGCCGCCGCCGCGCCAGGGCTCCGTGCGCTTTGACCGCCGCCGCGGCCTGCTCTAcctgcggccgccgccgcccccgcctgGGCCGCGCAAGTTCCGCGcagcgcgcccgccgccgcctccgccgccgctgCGCCTCGGCCGCCCACTGTCTCGCCGCCTCTCCTGGACCAGCCCGGCCTGGGCCTTCAACGCGGCCGTGGCGCTGGCGGTGCTGGTGGCGGCGGGCCTCGTCGTCTCTGGCGTCTACATCTTCTTCCTCATCCCGCACGCCACCTCCTCTGGTCCCGCACGGCCCCAGCTCGTGGCGCTCGCCCCGGCGTCCGGGTTCTCCTGGTTCCCGCCACAGCCCACATCGGGGACACCCTGGACCCCTGCCTGGACACCGCGCCCTGTGGGCCCCGACCAGGACCCTGCCCTGCCCGGGGCTGCGGAAGACGTGCTGGAGCCTGAGGGGGTCTCCGAGGACACAGCCAAGGTCCAAGGAACTCTGGACAGGCCCCCGGATGGCctgtggggggcagagggtgaaCCCGGCAGGGCCCCGCGgggctggagcaggaggagggtgtGGGGGCCACAGTAA
- the ZNF837 gene encoding zinc finger protein 837, which yields MSNEGRSQARAVHPVGPPHLPRISNPTARTLCWGLAPGMEARAQNSRQGGIPKADLQGAKRGQEERPKMELRPLAEDPAKRYHSQEGDLHERTAGGKTAPQDRRFWSWGLGVSPSPGTLQSAGAGPLVQEPYGPASCQDPDLVTPQGPHAGEDPCWCPVGAKASSHNCCLVQHHRTSPEEKSLVCDHCEGQVLLWCCPRTQLWESHTKDGSCGWHTGTQTFPKSLHMTLLQQNPLEELPQACNCSEEDFPWRVLLARQEMMQMAEEPHLCGQCGKHFGYNKQQQVAEGPLMCPHCGQASGPGGSARDPPAQRLYVCDQCGKAFTRTSSLLQHERIHTGERPYECAECGKAFVRCSGLYRHQKTHPAKRHRHSLPLAQRSFLFGCPPFGDCSEGTQGPPKVSVVGEKPYECAECAKAFGLFSHLVEHQRVHTGEKPYACPECGKAFNQRSNLSRHQRTHSSAKPYACPLCEKAFKGRSGLVQHQRAHTGERPYGCPECGKTFRGCSELRQHERLHSGEKPFICRDCGKAFVRNCSLVRHQRTHTGERPYTCGECGRAFSQRSNLKEHQKRHAAS from the exons ATGTCTAATGAGGGCAGAAGTCAGGCTCGTGCTGTGCATCCCGTCGGGCCGCCCCACCTGCCGCGGATTTCCA ATCCTACAGCCAGGACACTGTGTTGGGGGCTGGCCCCAGGAATGGAGGCTCGGGCCCAGAACTCCAGGCAGGGAGGCATTCCCAAGGCAGATCTCCAGGGAGCCAAGAGGGGCCAGGAGGAGAGGCCCAAGATGGAACTAAGGCCCCTGGCAGAGGACCCAGCCAAGAGATACCACTCTCAAGAGGGAGATCTACATGAAAGGACAGCAGGCGGCAAGACAGCTCCCCAAGACAGGCGATTCTGGAGCTGGGGCCTTGGTGTGAGCCCCAGTCCAGGGACCCTCCAGAGTGCAGGAGCAGGACCCCTGGTACAAGAGCCATATGGCCCGGCCTCCTGTCAGGACCCTGACCTAGTCACTCCCCAGGGGCCACATGCTGGGGAGGACCCCTGTTGGTGCCCTGTTGGTGCCAAAGCCTCCAGTCATAACTGCTGCCTGGTGCAGCATCACAGAACATCTCCTGAGGAGAAGTCCCTGGTGTGTGATCACTGTGAAGGCCAGGTGTTGCTCTGGTGCTGCCCCAGGACCCAGCTGTGGGAGAGCCACACAAAGGATGGGTCATGTGGATGGCACACAGGCACCCAGACCTTCCCAAAGAGCCTGCACATGACCCTCCTTCAGCAGAACCCTTTGGAGGAGCTGCCCCAGGCCTGCAATTGCAGTGAGGAAGACTTTCCCTGGAGGGTCCTGCTGGCCCGGCAGGAAATGATGCAGATGGCAGAGGAGCCCCACCTGTGTGGCCAGTGTGGAAAGCACTTTGGCTACAACAAGCAGCAGCAGGTAGCCGAAGGCCCCTTAATGTGTCCTCATTGTGGCCAGGCTTCGGGTCCTGGTGGCAGTGCCCGGGACCCCCCGGCCCAGCGGCTCTACGTCTGTGACCAGTGTGGTAAGGCCTTCACGCGCACCTCAAGCCTGCTGCAGCATGAGCGCATCCACACGGGTGAGCGACCCTATGAGTGTGCTGAGTGTGGCAAGGCCTTTGTGCGTTGCTCGGGTCTCTACCGCCACCAGAAGACACACCCAGCCAAGCGCCACCGCCACAGCCTGCCCCTGGCACAGAGGTCTTTCCTCTTTGGGTGCCCACCCTTTGGGGACTGCAGCGAGGGGACTCAGGGCCCTCCAAAGGTGTCGGTGGTGGGGGAGAAGCCGTACGAGTGCGCTGAGTGCGCCAAGGCCTTTGGCCTGTTCTCGCACCTGGTAGAACACCAGCGCGTGCACACGGGCGAGAAACCCTATGCGTGCCCAGAGTGTGGCAAGGCCTTCAACCAGCGCTCAAACCTGAGCCGGCACCAGCGAACGCACAGCAGTGCCAAGCCCTATGCCTGCCCGCTGTGCGAGAAAGCCTTCAAGGGCCGCTCGGGCCTGGTGCAGCACCAGCGCGCGCACACCGGCGAGCGGCCATATGGCTGCCCCGAGTGCGGCAAGACCTTCCGGGGCTGCTCCGAGCTGCGCCAGCACGAGCGCCTGCATTCGGGCGAGAAGCCCTTCATCTGCCGAGACTGCGGCAAGGCCTTCGTGCGCAATTGCAGTCTGGTCCGCCACCAGCGCACACACACGGGCGAGCGGCCCTACACCTGCGGCGAGTGCGGCCGAGCCTTCAGCCAGCGCTCCAACCTCAAGGAGCATCAGAAGCGGCACGCGGCCTCCTGA